The Bacillota bacterium DNA window ACATATTCAGCGTCAGCGTGCCAAGACGGAGGATGCCCTGAGCGTTTCGCCTCACAGGGACGCCCCATAGGAGCGGTGTGTCGGGAGTGCGACATCGGTGCTTCATGCCGGCTCAACACCTGGGACGACGGCGGCTAGTTGTGAGGAGACCCTTGGGCTTGCAAGGCTTGCAAGAGGTGATCGCATGGATGCTCCACAGAACACTCCTGGAGTCCGGAGAGCCGTAAAGCTTACTCGCACGACCAGAGAGACGTCGGTCAGCGTATACCTGAGGATCGATGGGACCGGTAGTTCCAAAGTGGCAAGCGGCTTCCCTTTCCTGGACCATTTCCTCGAGACGCTGGCGTTACATGCTTCTTTCGACCTTGAACTGGAAGTGAAGTCGGGTAGGCCCGATCTCCACCACAGCGCGGAAGACACGGGATGGGCTTTGGGAGCCGCATTGAGGCAGTGCCTTGAACACCCCGCCGAACCGCCAGAAGGCGTAAACCGTGGTGAAGCTGTCCTCTCAAGAACTCTTCCAGTTAGAAGATTCGGCTGGGCGGCAAT harbors:
- the hisB gene encoding imidazoleglycerol-phosphate dehydratase (catalyzes the dehydration of D-erythro-1-(imidazol-4-yl)glycerol 3-phosphate to 3-(imidazol-4-yl)-2-oxopropyl phosphate in histidine biosynthesis), which encodes MDAPQNTPGVRRAVKLTRTTRETSVSVYLRIDGTGSSKVASGFPFLDHFLETLALHASFDLELEVKSGRPDLHHSAEDTGWALGAALRQCLEHPAEPPEGVNRGEAVLSRTLPVRRFGWAAIPFDEVLILISVDLIGRPGFYLSPGGGLDHCDIQEFFKAFTGGLGATLHIQVLQDGNLHHKIECSAKALGRALREAVALDDRVKEISVKGKVTYQS